The Achromobacter pestifer genome includes a region encoding these proteins:
- a CDS encoding response regulator, whose amino-acid sequence MRILLVEDDLMIGESVLDCLRAENYAVDWVKDGNAAELALRTDTYDLILLDLGLPKRDGLSLLRDLRTRKDRTPVLIATARDAVSDRIAGLDAGADDYVVKPYDVDELLARMRALIRRSAGRAEPVFEHEGITIDPQSHAAMVDGAPVTLTAREWAVLEPLIARPGMIFSRAQLEEKLYSWKDGISSNAVEVYIHGLRKKLGPNLIQNVRGVGYVIPKT is encoded by the coding sequence ATGCGCATCCTTCTAGTCGAAGACGACCTCATGATAGGCGAGAGCGTGCTGGACTGCCTGCGCGCCGAGAACTATGCCGTCGACTGGGTCAAGGACGGCAATGCGGCGGAACTCGCGCTGCGCACCGACACCTACGACCTCATACTGCTGGACCTGGGCCTGCCCAAGCGCGATGGCCTGTCGCTGCTGCGCGACCTGCGCACGCGCAAGGACCGCACGCCGGTGCTGATCGCCACCGCCCGCGACGCCGTGAGCGACCGCATTGCGGGGCTGGACGCCGGCGCCGACGACTACGTGGTCAAACCCTACGACGTGGACGAGCTGCTGGCCCGCATGCGCGCCCTGATCCGCCGCAGCGCGGGCCGCGCCGAGCCGGTGTTCGAACACGAAGGCATCACCATCGACCCCCAGTCCCACGCCGCCATGGTGGACGGCGCCCCCGTGACGCTGACCGCGCGCGAATGGGCGGTGCTGGAACCGCTGATCGCGCGCCCGGGCATGATTTTTTCGCGCGCCCAGCTGGAAGAAAAGCTGTACAGCTGGAAGGACGGCATCAGCAGCAACGCGGTTGAGGTTTATATTCATGGCCTGCGCAAGAAACTGGGTCCGAACCTGATCCAGAACGTCAGAGGCGTCGGCTATGTCATCCCCAAAACATGA
- a CDS encoding ATP-binding protein has protein sequence MSIPLSYSLRARLLFFLLAAIVVGALVQGAIAYRSTLAQADDIFDSLLQRTALSLGTGDALLSTGPAHARGAGSPVADDLIIQIWTPDGVRVFNSRSRRPLPDQIILGFSDAKMEGSTYRVYSLATPFQVIQVAQDMAVRTSMARALALRTIAPIAAAAPLLMLIVWCVVSWSLRPVKRARAQVAARQPEDLSPVSVEGLPDEIRPLVLELNLLLERMRGAFAQQKQFVGDAAHELRSPLTALRLQLQALQRANDTDARRLAEQRLAAGIDRATRLVEQLLSMARHESAAGQTPAVAVDLADVLRQALSEMLPQANAKSIDIDLDGAPQASVQGHRDALTLLVRNLLDNAIKYTPAGKRVHLHLEQAPGETALLIDDEGPGIAPDERERVFDRFYRVEGNAQHGSGLGLAIARSIADQHGATIELQDTPTGAGLRVKVVFPA, from the coding sequence ATGAGCATTCCGCTTAGCTACTCACTGAGAGCCAGGCTGCTTTTCTTCCTGTTGGCCGCGATCGTGGTCGGCGCGCTGGTGCAGGGCGCCATCGCTTACCGCAGCACTTTGGCGCAGGCCGACGACATCTTCGATTCGCTGCTGCAGCGCACCGCCCTGTCGCTGGGCACCGGCGACGCGCTGCTCAGCACGGGCCCGGCGCACGCGCGCGGCGCGGGCTCGCCCGTGGCCGATGACCTGATCATCCAGATCTGGACGCCCGACGGCGTGCGCGTCTTCAATTCCCGCTCCCGCCGCCCGCTGCCGGACCAGATCATCCTCGGCTTCTCCGACGCGAAGATGGAGGGCAGCACCTATCGCGTGTACTCGCTGGCCACGCCCTTCCAGGTCATCCAGGTGGCGCAGGACATGGCCGTGCGCACCAGCATGGCGCGCGCGCTGGCGCTGCGCACCATCGCCCCCATCGCCGCCGCCGCGCCCCTGCTCATGCTGATCGTCTGGTGCGTGGTCAGCTGGTCGCTGCGGCCGGTGAAGCGGGCGCGCGCCCAGGTCGCGGCGCGCCAGCCCGAGGATCTTTCGCCCGTCAGCGTGGAGGGCCTGCCCGATGAGATCCGGCCCCTGGTGCTGGAACTGAACCTGCTGCTGGAACGCATGCGCGGCGCTTTTGCGCAGCAGAAGCAATTCGTCGGCGATGCGGCGCACGAACTGCGCTCGCCCCTGACGGCGCTGCGCCTGCAATTGCAGGCCCTGCAACGCGCCAACGACACGGATGCGCGCCGGCTGGCCGAACAGCGCCTGGCCGCCGGCATCGACCGCGCCACGCGCCTGGTCGAACAACTGCTATCCATGGCACGCCATGAAAGCGCGGCCGGACAGACGCCGGCCGTAGCGGTGGACCTGGCCGACGTGCTGCGCCAGGCGCTCTCCGAAATGCTGCCCCAGGCGAACGCGAAATCGATCGACATCGATCTGGACGGCGCGCCGCAAGCATCGGTGCAGGGGCACCGCGACGCGCTGACGCTGCTGGTGCGCAACCTGCTGGACAACGCAATCAAGTACACGCCCGCCGGCAAGCGCGTCCACCTCCATCTGGAACAGGCCCCCGGCGAGACGGCCCTGCTGATCGACGATGAGGGCCCAGGTATTGCGCCGGACGAGCGCGAGCGCGTGTTCGACCGCTTTTACCGCGTCGAAGGCAATGCGCAGCACGGCAGCGGCCTGGGGCTGGCGATCGCGCGCAGCATCGCCGACCAGCATGGCGCCACGATCGAACTGCAGGACACGCCAACCGGCGCAGGCCTGCGCGTGAAGGTGGTTTTCCCGGCTTAA
- a CDS encoding DegQ family serine endoprotease → MKTTQMKPSRLVLALLAAGAIGGAGATAFTGGVSMAANAPAITSSLQAPGTSSPPNFAQITRDFGPAVVNISVSGTRKVSADEGDPFAQFFGQIPGARGQRPAREVPMRGEGSGFIVSADGIILTNAHVVQDAKEVTVKLTDRREYKARVLGSDPQTDVAVLKIDAKNLPVVKVGDVNQLQVGEWVLAIGSPYGLENTATAGIVSAKGRSLPDDTSVPFIQTDVAVNPGNSGGPLFNDRGEVVGINSQIYSRTGGFQGLSFSIPIDVAYKIKDQILEHGKVQHARLGVTVQEVNQDLANSFKLDTPSGALVSSVEKGSAADKAGLQPGDVVRKIDGKTIVSSGDLASTITLATPGEKIKLDVWRNGSQKELVATLGGVPKDKTQAAAGDQEVQRGQLGLALRPLSPQEQQAAGAEGLLIERSIGPAAKAGIEPGDVLLSLNGVPVRNVAQVKDALSKAGKTVALLVQRGEDKIFVPVQIG, encoded by the coding sequence ATGAAGACCACCCAAATGAAACCCTCGCGCCTGGTGCTGGCGCTGCTGGCAGCCGGCGCCATAGGCGGCGCGGGCGCAACCGCCTTCACCGGCGGCGTTTCGATGGCGGCCAACGCGCCGGCCATCACCTCCTCCCTCCAGGCGCCGGGCACGTCCAGCCCGCCCAACTTCGCGCAGATCACGCGCGACTTCGGCCCGGCCGTGGTGAACATCAGCGTCAGCGGCACGCGCAAGGTGTCCGCCGACGAAGGCGATCCCTTCGCCCAGTTCTTCGGCCAGATTCCCGGCGCGCGCGGCCAGCGGCCTGCGCGCGAAGTCCCCATGCGCGGCGAAGGCTCCGGCTTCATCGTCAGCGCCGACGGCATCATCCTGACCAATGCGCACGTGGTGCAGGATGCCAAGGAAGTCACGGTGAAGCTGACCGACCGCCGCGAATACAAGGCCCGCGTGCTGGGCTCGGATCCGCAGACCGACGTGGCCGTCCTCAAGATCGACGCCAAGAACCTGCCGGTGGTGAAGGTGGGCGACGTCAACCAGCTGCAGGTGGGCGAATGGGTGCTGGCCATCGGCTCGCCCTATGGCCTGGAAAACACAGCTACCGCCGGCATCGTCAGCGCCAAGGGCCGCTCGCTGCCTGACGACACCTCGGTGCCTTTCATCCAGACGGACGTGGCGGTCAACCCCGGCAACTCGGGCGGCCCGCTGTTCAACGACCGCGGCGAAGTCGTGGGCATCAATTCGCAGATCTACAGCCGCACCGGCGGATTCCAGGGCCTGTCGTTCTCGATTCCGATCGACGTGGCCTACAAGATCAAGGACCAGATCCTCGAGCACGGCAAGGTACAGCACGCCAGACTCGGCGTGACGGTGCAGGAAGTGAACCAGGACCTGGCCAACTCCTTCAAGCTGGATACGCCCTCGGGCGCCCTGGTGTCCAGCGTGGAGAAAGGCAGCGCCGCCGACAAGGCCGGCCTGCAGCCCGGCGACGTGGTGCGTAAGATCGACGGCAAGACCATCGTGTCCTCGGGCGACCTGGCCTCCACCATCACGCTGGCGACCCCGGGCGAGAAGATCAAGCTGGACGTCTGGCGCAATGGTTCGCAGAAGGAACTGGTCGCCACCCTGGGTGGCGTGCCCAAGGACAAGACGCAGGCCGCGGCGGGAGATCAGGAGGTGCAGCGCGGCCAGCTCGGCCTGGCGCTGCGCCCGCTGAGCCCGCAGGAGCAGCAGGCGGCGGGCGCCGAAGGCTTGCTGATCGAACGTTCGATCGGACCGGCCGCCAAGGCGGGGATCGAACCGGGAGACGTGCTGCTATCGCTGAACGGCGTGCCGGTGCGCAATGTCGCACAGGTGAAGGATGCGCTGTCCAAGGCGGGCAAGACGGTCGCCCTGCTGGTACAGCGCGGCGAAGACAAGATCTTCGTGCCGGTGCAGATCGGCTGA
- the maiA gene encoding maleylacetoacetate isomerase — MQLYSYFRSSAAYRVRIALNLKGLPYEYLPVHLLKDGGQQLSADYRKLNPTALVPTLIDGDAVIGQSLAIIEYLEETHPEVPLLPADAIGRARVRDLALGIACDTHPLNNLRVLKYLKHTLGVDEAAKTAWYKHWVHQGLEALEAQLAGSSATGRFCHGDTPTIADLCLVPQVANAQRFDCDLSAMPNVVRIDAACRALPAFDAAAPGKQPDAE; from the coding sequence ATGCAGTTGTACAGCTACTTTCGCAGCTCGGCCGCGTACCGCGTGCGCATCGCCCTGAACCTCAAGGGCTTGCCCTACGAATACCTGCCCGTGCATCTGCTGAAGGATGGCGGCCAGCAGTTGTCGGCGGACTACCGTAAGCTGAACCCGACCGCGCTGGTGCCCACGCTGATCGATGGCGACGCCGTCATCGGCCAGTCGCTGGCTATCATCGAATACCTGGAAGAAACGCATCCTGAAGTGCCGTTGCTGCCGGCGGACGCCATCGGCCGGGCTCGGGTGCGCGATCTGGCGCTGGGCATCGCTTGCGACACGCATCCCTTGAACAACCTGCGCGTGCTGAAGTACCTGAAGCACACCCTGGGCGTGGACGAGGCGGCCAAGACCGCCTGGTACAAGCATTGGGTGCACCAGGGCCTGGAAGCGCTGGAGGCCCAACTGGCGGGTTCTTCCGCCACCGGCCGTTTTTGCCATGGCGACACGCCTACGATCGCCGACCTGTGCCTGGTGCCCCAGGTGGCGAACGCCCAGCGTTTCGACTGCGACCTGTCGGCCATGCCCAACGTCGTGCGCATCGACGCCGCCTGCCGCGCACTGCCGGCCTTCGACGCGGCCGCGCCGGGCAAGCAGCCCGACGCGGAGTAG
- the ispH gene encoding 4-hydroxy-3-methylbut-2-enyl diphosphate reductase — protein sequence MSQLVTAADAEVLLAQPRGFCAGVDRAIDIVERALELHGAPIYVRHEIVHNRYVVEDLRAKGAIFIDELDDAPAGAIVVFSAHGVSKAVRAEAESRGLRVFDATCPLVTKVHIEVARMRAAGREIIMIGHKGHPEVEGTLGQAQGGMYLVETAEDVASLQVTDPENLAYVTQTTLSVDDAAAVSRALKARFPNIVEPKKSDICYATQNRQDAVKVMAPDCDLVLVVGSPNSSNSNRLREVAERKGVASYLIDGAQSIDPAWLVGRKRIGVTAGASAPEILVQQVIDRVKELGALSVRTMPGLEENVAFPLPKGLSRKSAQTESLE from the coding sequence ATGAGCCAGCTTGTCACCGCCGCCGACGCCGAAGTCCTGCTGGCGCAGCCGCGCGGCTTCTGTGCCGGCGTGGATCGCGCCATCGACATCGTCGAGCGCGCGCTCGAGCTGCACGGCGCGCCCATCTACGTGCGCCACGAGATCGTCCACAACCGCTACGTGGTGGAAGACCTGCGCGCCAAGGGCGCCATCTTCATCGACGAGCTGGACGACGCGCCCGCCGGCGCCATCGTGGTGTTCTCGGCGCATGGCGTGTCCAAGGCGGTGCGGGCCGAGGCCGAATCCCGCGGGCTGCGCGTGTTCGACGCCACTTGCCCGCTGGTCACCAAGGTCCATATCGAGGTGGCCCGCATGCGCGCCGCCGGCCGCGAGATCATCATGATCGGCCACAAGGGCCATCCCGAGGTCGAAGGCACGCTGGGCCAGGCGCAGGGCGGCATGTACCTGGTCGAGACCGCCGAGGATGTCGCCAGCCTGCAGGTGACCGATCCCGAGAACCTGGCCTACGTCACGCAGACCACCTTGTCGGTGGATGATGCGGCGGCCGTGTCGCGGGCGCTGAAAGCGCGCTTTCCCAATATCGTCGAGCCCAAGAAAAGCGATATCTGCTACGCCACCCAGAACCGCCAGGACGCGGTCAAGGTCATGGCCCCGGATTGCGACCTGGTGCTGGTGGTGGGCAGCCCCAACAGTTCCAACTCCAACCGGTTGCGCGAAGTGGCCGAGCGCAAGGGCGTGGCGTCCTATCTGATTGACGGCGCGCAATCGATCGATCCGGCCTGGCTGGTGGGCCGCAAGCGCATCGGCGTGACCGCGGGCGCTTCCGCGCCCGAGATCCTGGTGCAGCAGGTGATCGACCGCGTCAAGGAGCTGGGTGCGCTGTCGGTGCGCACCATGCCGGGCCTGGAAGAAAACGTGGCGTTCCCGCTGCCCAAGGGCCTGTCCCGCAAGTCGGCGCAGACGGAATCGCTGGAATAA
- a CDS encoding FKBP-type peptidyl-prolyl cis-trans isomerase, translating into MSIASNEVNVLVRPDSYLTLHYRITLASGPGKDSVFADTFDGRPGTLQMGSGQWAPGLEAALIGRAEGERFSVTVAPADAYGERNPELIQRVTRAMLAEHAGADATFDPGDLVEFAAPNGGRYSGVLKEINDESALFDFNHPLAGISLRVDVALLGVL; encoded by the coding sequence TTGAGCATCGCCTCTAATGAAGTGAACGTTTTGGTCCGTCCGGATTCCTACCTGACGCTGCACTATCGCATCACGCTGGCCTCCGGCCCCGGCAAGGATTCCGTGTTCGCTGACACCTTCGACGGCCGCCCCGGCACGCTGCAGATGGGTAGCGGCCAATGGGCGCCCGGCCTGGAAGCCGCGCTGATCGGCCGCGCCGAAGGCGAGCGCTTCAGCGTCACGGTGGCGCCCGCCGATGCCTACGGCGAGCGCAATCCTGAACTCATCCAGCGCGTCACGCGCGCCATGCTGGCCGAGCATGCCGGCGCCGACGCCACCTTCGATCCGGGCGACCTGGTGGAATTCGCCGCGCCCAACGGCGGCCGCTACTCGGGCGTCCTGAAGGAAATCAACGACGAATCGGCCCTGTTCGATTTCAACCACCCGCTCGCGGGCATCAGCTTGCGGGTCGACGTGGCGCTCTTGGGAGTCCTCTGA
- the radC gene encoding RadC family protein: MKLSDRLPKHERPRERLLRHGAATLQDAELLAIALRTGIPGLDVVELGNQLLTRFGGLRGLLGTTPEELATIRGLGVAKACMLAALLELARRAVEEDLARNSNLDHPPQVKQYCKMALGHRQVEHCIALYLDNRLRLIATGELARGTLSQASVYPREVVREALRHHAAALIIAHNHPSGLAEPSAADRIFTQHLKQALALVDIRLVDHLIVAAGTVVSMAELGGL, translated from the coding sequence ATGAAATTGTCCGACCGGCTGCCCAAACACGAGCGCCCCAGGGAGCGATTGCTGCGCCACGGCGCCGCCACGCTGCAGGACGCGGAGCTGCTCGCCATCGCCCTGCGCACCGGCATTCCAGGCCTGGACGTGGTGGAACTGGGCAACCAGCTGCTGACCAGGTTCGGCGGCCTGCGGGGGCTCCTGGGAACGACGCCCGAGGAGCTCGCCACGATTCGCGGCCTGGGGGTTGCCAAGGCGTGCATGCTGGCCGCCCTGCTGGAACTGGCCCGCCGCGCCGTCGAGGAGGATCTGGCCCGCAACAGCAACCTGGACCACCCGCCGCAGGTAAAACAATATTGCAAAATGGCGCTGGGGCACCGCCAGGTGGAACACTGCATCGCGCTCTACCTGGACAACCGGCTGCGCCTGATCGCCACCGGCGAACTGGCGCGCGGCACGCTGTCCCAGGCATCGGTCTACCCTCGCGAGGTCGTGCGCGAAGCCCTGCGCCACCATGCGGCTGCCCTGATCATCGCCCATAACCACCCCTCCGGCCTGGCCGAGCCCAGCGCCGCGGACCGCATATTCACCCAGCACCTGAAACAGGCGCTCGCGCTGGTGGACATCCGGCTGGTGGACCATCTGATCGTCGCCGCCGGCACGGTCGTGTCCATGGCCGAACTCGGCGGCCTGTAG